The nucleotide sequence CGCAGTCGGAGGTGACCTGCGGCCCCTCGACCAGCGTGTACTGGAACTGGCCGCTCTTCGACGGCGGGTCCGCGACCGGGGTGGGCTCCGGCTCGTGCCGGATCAGCCACCAGAGCAGGGCGGACACCACCGCGATGGCGACCAGCCCGGCGCCCTTCAGCGCCAGGCCCTTGGTGTCCCTCGGCGGATTCGGCGCGGGCGGCGGCCCGCCCGGCCCTGCCGGCCGCACCGGCTGAAGCCGGGCCGTTTCCGTCGGTCCCGGGGTAAATTGCGCACCAACCACGGGAACATACGGTAGTTCACGCCGCTCCGGCGGTTCACCCGAACGTGCTTATCACCCGTTCGACGTCGTCAGCCGTGTTGTAGAGATGGAAGCCGAACCGCTGCCGCCCGGCCCGGGTACCGGCCACGATGCCCGCTTCCCGCACCCGGCGGGCGTCGGCGTCGAGCGAGACGATCGCGCTCCCCTGACCGGGTGAGCCGAGCGCTTCGAGGAGCGAGTCGGCGAGCCCCACGCAGTGCGCGCGGACGGCGGCGAGGTCGAGAGACGCGAGGTAGTCCAGCGAGGCCGCGGCGCCGACGAACGCGAGCCAGGCCGGGGACAGGTCGAGCGAGCGTGTGCCCTCGGCGAGCCTGAGCGGGAGGCCGTAGACGGTCTGCCAGCGGTCCTCTCCCGCGTACCAGTTCGCGGCGACCGGCACCGCCCGCTCCAGCACCCGCGGATGCGCGGCCAGCCACGCCGCCCCGCGCGGCGCGAGCAGCCATTTGTATCCGGCGGCGACCACCCAGTCGGCCCAGCCGAGGTCCAGCGGCTGCCAGCCGGCGGCCTGGGTGGCGTCGAGCAGGACCGCGGCACCCGCCGCCTCGGCCGCGGCCCGGAGCGCGCCGAGGTCGACCTGGGCACCGTCGGCCGACTGGACGACGCTGACCGCGACGAGGTCGTGCCCCTCGACACGTGCGGTCAGCTCGGCCAACGGGACTTCGGTGACCTTCACCCCTCGGCGGGCCTGGGCCGCGAACGGGAAGGTGACGCTCGTGAAGTCGTTCGCGGCGGCCAGCACGCTGGCACCGTCGGGGAGGCCGGCGGCCACGTTCGCGATCAGCTGCGAGACGGACGCCCCGATCGCGATCCGCTCCGCCGGGACCCCGATCATCGCGCCGAAACCCGCCCTGGTCCGCGCGACGGGCTCGTCGAAGTCCACCGGGCGGGCTTCGCCGCGGCGCCACCGCTCGACCGCCTCCGCGACGGCGTCGGCCACGTGCGACGGCGGGACGCCGATGCTGGGCGTGTTCAGATAGCCGGGCGGGACGGCGAATTCGGCTCCGAAGGTCTGCATGCTCCCGAGATTAATGAGATCCCGGGAGCAGGGCGGCGACGTCGGCGTACGACGGCGGGGTCAGCGGGAGCTCGCCGCCGTCGCGAACGGCCTCCACCGTGCGCAGCGTGGCGGCCAGTGCCATCCGGTACGGCAGCGAACCGAGGCTGACCCGCGCGACGCCGAGCCCGGCCAGTCCGTCGACGGTGACCTTGCCGGGCAGGAACAGCAGGTTCACCGGCACCCCGACGGCCTCCACCAGCCGCTCGACGTCGGCGGGCGCGGCGAGCCCCGGCACGAACACTCCGTCGGCACCTGCGTCCACATAGGACAGACAGCGATCGATCGCGGTGTCGATGTCGGGCTCCCCCAGCCAATGTGTGTCCGTCCGCGCGTTGACGAAGAGCCCGGGAGCGCGCTCCTTCGCCGCCGCGATCTTGGCCGCGTGCCCCACGGGGTCGCCGAGGGCGTCTTCGAGGTTGATGCCCGCGACACCGGCTTTGGCGAGTTCCGCCGCCAGCGCGCCGACCTCGCCCGGGTCTTCGCTGAACCCGTCCGCGAGGTCGACGCTGATCAGCGTGTCCAGTTCGGTGAGCCGCCGCGCCAGCCGGACGGTGGCGTCCTTCGAGGACGGCGCGCCGTCCGGCTCGCCCTCGGCGGCCGAGACCCCGAGGCTGGTCGTGCCGAGCGCCGGGAAGCCTTGCGCGGCAAGGAAGGCGGCGGCGCCGAAGTCCCAGACGTTCGGCAGGAGCAGCGGAGAACCGGGAACGTGCAGTGCGGCGAATGCGGTCATGTCACGACGGTAGCCGCCGGATGCTTCGGTGACGGCCGAAGCGTCACCGCGGGTGCGCATGTTTCCGCAACACCTGACCGGCCGCCCACCCCCGCCGACGTTGCGAAAGCCACTTCCGCAACGTTGAAGGTTGCAAAAGTGGCTTTCGCAACGTGACGGTCACCGGACGCGTGCCCGAACTCGGCGGACGAAGAGCCCCTTCGCCGCATCAGACGCAGCGAAGGGAGCTTTCGCAACGTCAGTCGCCCAACCCGAAGCGTCAGGCCCGTTCCAGGAAGGGCGTCAGCAGCTCCGGCACGGACTCCTCCGCGAAAAGCAGGCCCTGCTCCTCCCCCGCGTCGTACACCGAGTACGCCCCGGCACCGGCGGCCGTGGTCGCCACGACGGTCAGCAATCCCTTGCGCCGCTGGAAGATCGACTGTTTCACCGTCCACCCGATCACGCCTTCGCGTTCCAGCGCGAACGTGCTCCGCCGCACGGTCCCGTGCCGTCCGACGAGGTACCGCCCGGTGATCCCGTGTCCCAGGTTGCGGTAGGCGTCCAGCGCCAGCAGCACCGAAACCGGCAGCAGTACGACGCCGAGCGCGGCGCCGATCACCAGCAGGACGTCGGTCAGCAGGAGACCGAGAAGCGCGAAGATCGCCAGCAGGACCACCACCGAACCGACCCACCAGCGCAGCAGCCGTCCCCGCGCGGCGCGGGGGTGGCCGGTGAGCCGGACGGCTTCGGTCGGCGAGACCGGTTCGC is from Amycolatopsis lurida and encodes:
- a CDS encoding aminotransferase class V-fold PLP-dependent enzyme, producing the protein MQTFGAEFAVPPGYLNTPSIGVPPSHVADAVAEAVERWRRGEARPVDFDEPVARTRAGFGAMIGVPAERIAIGASVSQLIANVAAGLPDGASVLAAANDFTSVTFPFAAQARRGVKVTEVPLAELTARVEGHDLVAVSVVQSADGAQVDLGALRAAAEAAGAAVLLDATQAAGWQPLDLGWADWVVAAGYKWLLAPRGAAWLAAHPRVLERAVPVAANWYAGEDRWQTVYGLPLRLAEGTRSLDLSPAWLAFVGAAASLDYLASLDLAAVRAHCVGLADSLLEALGSPGQGSAIVSLDADARRVREAGIVAGTRAGRQRFGFHLYNTADDVERVISTFG
- a CDS encoding isocitrate lyase/PEP mutase family protein, which gives rise to MTAFAALHVPGSPLLLPNVWDFGAAAFLAAQGFPALGTTSLGVSAAEGEPDGAPSSKDATVRLARRLTELDTLISVDLADGFSEDPGEVGALAAELAKAGVAGINLEDALGDPVGHAAKIAAAKERAPGLFVNARTDTHWLGEPDIDTAIDRCLSYVDAGADGVFVPGLAAPADVERLVEAVGVPVNLLFLPGKVTVDGLAGLGVARVSLGSLPYRMALAATLRTVEAVRDGGELPLTPPSYADVAALLPGSH